GGGGTGCCGGTTATAAATGCCTCTTTGCGTAACCCACATGTTGCTTACAACTTCAATATTCATCCTAAAACCATTGATGAATATGAAAATATATTGATGAATTTAGCCGATCAAAAATTGGATATTAATATGGATGAAGTGTATGAATATTACTACATGCATAATATAGAAAAAAATACGGGAAATTGGTTGTGTGGTGATTACATGCGCCTTCTCGAAGAGATTGGTGGGTATAAGGCGCATTTCACCTCGCTTGCTTATGAAAAATTTCTCGCTGAATTTTCTCAGGAAAGGCATAACCGTAACCTTGAGTTATTAAAAAACTTTATCGATTCGAAAGACTACTGTATGCAAAGCGAGCATTATAAGGACCATTAACGGTAGTGATGCTGCTCTTGTTCGTGAAGGCAGAAGGCGCAGTATCTATCAGAAGGGTGAATATAAGACACAAGTTCCAAGACACAATAAAGTTGTTAATGAATTGGTAAGAAAAATTTGTAAAGATCTCAACATACCGTTTGTGAAGTAATGTTATGAAGTATAGAGCTGTCGCAAAAAAAACCGGAGATAAAACATGAATCATGACATGCAGGTAGTCATCCTCTGCGGCGGTATGGGAACACGCCTTCGCGAGGAAACGGAATATCGTCCCAAACCGATGGTCAATATCGGTGCACACCCCATCCTCTGGCATATCATGAAGTATTATTCGCAATTCTGGTGCAAAGACTTTGTCCTCGCCTTGGGATATAAAGGCGACATGATAAAGAATTATTTTTGCCATTATGAACTTATGAATAATGACGTCACGATTGAGTTGGGTCAGCCTGAAAAAACTTGCATTCACTATGCCCATGACGAAGCCGGCTGGAAAATTACTCTGGCGGATACAGGCGAAAGGGCACTCAAAGGCGCTCGTTTAAAAAAGGTGGAAAGATATATCACCGGCGATACGTTCATGATGACTTACGGTGACGGCATAGCCGATGTGGATATCGGCAAACTGCTGGCCTTCCATAAATCCCACGGGAAAATGGCGACCGTCACAGGGATCAATCCTGCC
The DNA window shown above is from Pseudomonadota bacterium and carries:
- the rfbF gene encoding glucose-1-phosphate cytidylyltransferase codes for the protein MQVVILCGGMGTRLREETEYRPKPMVNIGAHPILWHIMKYYSQFWCKDFVLALGYKGDMIKNYFCHYELMNNDVTIELGQPEKTCIHYAHDEAGWKITLADTGERALKGARLKKVERYITGDTFMMTYGDGIADVDIGKLLAFHKSHGKMATVTGINPAARFGELKIDGNRVETFSEKPQDGEGLINGGFFVFNRKILDYLTTDDSCDLEIGPLEQIAKEGQLMVYKHRGFWACMDTLRDMEYLNKIWNDGKAPWKMWK